In the Acidovorax sp. A79 genome, one interval contains:
- a CDS encoding response regulator — protein sequence MPHTDRIKCLLVDDIPENLIALEALLQRDGLDILKAQSGPQALELLLAHGDVALALLDVQMPEMNGFELAELIRGSERTRHIPLIFMTAGSREQNWQFRGYESGAVDFLYKPIEPHVLTSKANVFFELHRRKQALAHELKERTAALRINEMFMAVLSHDLRTPLMSITAAATVLKRQPDAEKVSAMADRVLSSSQRMGRMIEDLLDVTRIRHAGGLALQLGPVDMQAVVQRALDEVQTGFPAHRIESTLAGDLAGVWDAERMCQVMTNLVGNAIHHGDPAQPVRIAVDGTQAGSVSVSVANGGVIPPGLLPHLFDPFHGREREPGRHQGLGLGLFIAHQIVRAHSGNIEVCSQDASTSFRVTLPRVSSAPGDRKAPPA from the coding sequence ATGCCACACACCGACCGCATCAAATGCCTGCTCGTCGATGACATTCCTGAAAACCTGATCGCGCTGGAAGCGCTGCTGCAGCGCGACGGCCTCGACATCCTGAAGGCCCAGTCCGGCCCTCAGGCACTGGAGCTGCTGCTCGCCCACGGGGACGTGGCGCTGGCCCTGCTCGATGTGCAGATGCCGGAGATGAATGGCTTTGAGCTGGCCGAACTGATCCGCGGCAGCGAGCGCACGCGCCATATTCCGCTGATCTTCATGACCGCCGGTTCCCGCGAGCAGAACTGGCAGTTCCGGGGCTACGAAAGCGGTGCGGTGGACTTTCTGTACAAGCCCATCGAACCGCACGTGCTCACCAGCAAGGCCAACGTGTTCTTCGAGCTGCACCGGCGCAAGCAGGCCCTGGCCCACGAACTGAAGGAGCGCACGGCGGCGCTGCGCATCAACGAGATGTTCATGGCGGTGCTGAGCCACGACCTGCGCACGCCCCTGATGTCGATCACGGCGGCCGCCACGGTGCTCAAGCGCCAGCCCGATGCCGAGAAGGTGAGCGCGATGGCCGACCGGGTGCTCAGCAGCAGCCAGCGCATGGGCCGGATGATCGAAGACCTGCTGGACGTCACCCGGATACGCCACGCGGGCGGGCTGGCCCTGCAGCTGGGCCCCGTCGACATGCAGGCCGTGGTGCAGCGCGCGCTGGACGAGGTGCAGACCGGGTTCCCGGCCCACCGCATCGAGTCCACGCTGGCGGGGGACCTGGCCGGGGTCTGGGACGCCGAGCGCATGTGCCAGGTGATGACCAACCTGGTGGGCAATGCCATCCACCACGGCGATCCCGCACAACCCGTGCGCATCGCGGTGGACGGAACCCAGGCGGGGAGCGTGTCGGTCTCGGTGGCCAACGGGGGCGTGATACCGCCAGGCCTGCTGCCCCATCTTTTCGACCCGTTCCACGGACGGGAAAGAGAGCCGGGACGCCACCAGGGGCTGGGGCTGGGACTGTTCATCGCGCACCAGATCGTTCGCGCGCACTCGGGGAACATCGAGGTGTGCTCACAGGACGCAAGCACCTCTTTTCGCGTGACCCTGCCCCGGGTCTCGTCTGCGCCCGGCGATCGCAAGGCACCGCCGGCCTGA
- a CDS encoding Dps family protein — MAKAPKTTAAPSINIGISDKDRAAIAQGLSRLLADTYTLYLTTHNFHWNVTGPMFNTLHTMFMAQYTELWNAVDPIAERIRSLGHVAPGSYAEFGKLATVPDAPAKPPKALDMVRVLVEGHEAVARTARSLFPLADKASDEPTADLLTQRLTVHEQTAWMLRSLLEE; from the coding sequence ATGGCCAAGGCCCCCAAGACCACCGCAGCCCCCAGCATCAACATCGGCATCAGCGACAAGGACCGCGCCGCGATCGCGCAAGGCCTCTCGCGCCTGCTGGCCGACACCTACACGCTGTACCTGACCACGCACAACTTCCACTGGAACGTGACGGGCCCCATGTTCAACACGCTGCACACCATGTTCATGGCGCAGTACACCGAACTGTGGAACGCGGTGGACCCGATCGCCGAGCGCATCCGCTCGCTGGGCCATGTGGCGCCCGGCTCGTACGCCGAGTTCGGCAAGCTCGCCACGGTGCCCGACGCGCCCGCCAAGCCGCCCAAGGCGCTCGATATGGTGCGTGTGCTGGTCGAAGGCCATGAGGCCGTGGCCCGCACCGCCCGCAGCCTGTTCCCGCTGGCGGACAAGGCCAGCGACGAGCCCACGGCCGACCTGCTGACGCAGCGCCTGACGGTGCACGAGCAGACGGCGTGGATGTTGCGCTCGCTGCTGGAGGAGTAG
- a CDS encoding dipeptidase → MKKILMAAGLALGLAACTSMPTNAPSAGTVKKADMDRLVAVLPAAAQGSFTEFLAQAARENPLLRASVSAYAAKQPLAGDDLVNISRLLGLYNRLHNQSAVIDATAKMVALPTFRSEKVPPHEDKSIIAFGALVERMARDFGLQYRNLDNRIFEVKLPGTGKEEFGILTHADVVPVVPDEWVLDDGTRLDPFKLTRVGGNLYGRGSIDDKGSIAAVLYAMKTVKDSGLPLSRTIRLMIETTEETGGDAMKYYRARTELPEYNIVLDSKYPAVVAEKGSGALRASFALGSMASVSATAITAMAGAASANAVPQTATARLQGGNAADVAARLNAAKAAFVEKYKPQGGPFSIDVTQDGAAVQVKVTGASAHGSRPEEGVNPLPRLALFLKESGVALAPNGYAQAVRYLTDLYGTDYLGRTLGLAYADDFMGPLTMSPNLVREKDGKVDVLVNVRMPRGSTPEALSQATAAKIKAWGAQAGVAVEVDHSQGNWMARDPQGAWLSTLLNTFGDTTGLEAKPVPTAGSTTAKLMPNAINFGPAMPGKKYTAHNAKEFKEVVDLDADMQMFTEMLVRIGNLSQMQ, encoded by the coding sequence ATGAAAAAAATCCTGATGGCCGCCGGCCTGGCCCTGGGCCTGGCCGCGTGCACCAGCATGCCCACCAACGCACCCTCGGCGGGCACTGTCAAGAAGGCCGACATGGACCGCCTGGTGGCCGTGCTGCCCGCCGCAGCGCAAGGCAGCTTCACCGAGTTCCTGGCCCAGGCCGCGCGCGAGAACCCGCTGCTGCGCGCCAGCGTCTCGGCCTATGCGGCCAAGCAGCCGCTGGCGGGCGATGACCTGGTCAACATCAGCCGCCTGCTGGGCCTGTACAACCGCCTGCACAACCAATCCGCGGTGATCGACGCCACGGCGAAGATGGTGGCGCTCCCCACCTTCCGGTCCGAGAAAGTGCCGCCGCACGAGGACAAGTCCATCATCGCCTTCGGCGCGCTGGTGGAACGCATGGCCCGCGATTTTGGCCTGCAGTACCGCAATTTGGACAACCGCATCTTTGAAGTGAAGCTGCCCGGCACGGGCAAGGAGGAGTTCGGCATCCTCACGCACGCCGACGTGGTGCCCGTGGTGCCCGACGAATGGGTGTTGGACGACGGCACGCGCCTGGACCCGTTCAAGCTCACGCGCGTGGGCGGCAACCTGTACGGCCGCGGCTCCATCGACGACAAGGGCTCGATCGCCGCCGTGCTGTATGCGATGAAGACGGTCAAGGACAGCGGCCTGCCGCTGTCGCGCACCATCCGCCTCATGATCGAGACGACGGAAGAGACCGGTGGCGACGCCATGAAGTACTACCGCGCCAGGACCGAACTGCCCGAGTACAACATCGTGCTCGACAGCAAGTACCCCGCCGTGGTGGCCGAGAAGGGCTCCGGCGCGCTGCGCGCCTCGTTCGCGCTGGGATCGATGGCTAGCGTCAGCGCCACCGCCATCACCGCCATGGCCGGCGCCGCATCGGCCAACGCCGTGCCGCAGACCGCCACGGCCAGGCTGCAGGGCGGCAACGCGGCCGATGTGGCGGCGCGCCTGAACGCTGCCAAGGCGGCATTCGTCGAGAAGTACAAGCCGCAGGGCGGGCCCTTCAGCATCGACGTGACGCAGGACGGCGCAGCCGTGCAGGTCAAGGTCACCGGCGCATCGGCCCACGGCTCGCGCCCCGAAGAGGGCGTGAACCCGCTGCCGCGCCTGGCGCTGTTCCTCAAGGAGTCCGGCGTCGCTCTGGCCCCCAACGGCTACGCACAGGCCGTGCGCTACCTCACCGACCTGTACGGCACCGACTACCTGGGCCGCACGCTGGGCCTGGCGTATGCCGACGACTTCATGGGCCCGCTGACGATGTCGCCCAACCTCGTGCGCGAGAAGGATGGCAAGGTCGACGTGCTGGTGAATGTGCGCATGCCCCGCGGCAGCACGCCCGAGGCGCTCTCCCAGGCGACGGCCGCGAAGATCAAGGCCTGGGGCGCCCAGGCCGGCGTGGCGGTGGAGGTGGACCACAGCCAGGGCAACTGGATGGCCCGCGACCCCCAGGGCGCCTGGCTCTCCACGCTGCTCAACACCTTTGGCGACACCACGGGCCTGGAAGCCAAGCCCGTGCCTACCGCCGGCAGCACCACGGCCAAGCTCATGCCCAACGCCATCAACTTCGGCCCCGCGATGCCGGGCAAGAAGTACACGGCCCACAACGCCAAGGAGTTCAAGGAAGTGGTGGACCTGGACGCGGACATGCAGATGTTCACCGAGATGCTCGTGCGCATCGGGAATTTGAGCCAGATGCAGTGA
- a CDS encoding protein-glutamate O-methyltransferase CheR: MPHRKKARTADIEQRLLIDAIYHRYHYDFRGYAQASLKRRLNTALLQFQCQTLSQLQDRVLHEPAVFPALLEYLTVQVSDMFRDPSYFLSLRNEVVPLLRTYPSLKVWVAGCSAGEEVYSLAILLHEEGLLERTLIYATDINPHALHAAEAGVFDVARVASFTENHARSGARSSLSDYYSAHYGRAVFDKSLKEHMVFSDHSLATDSVFAEMHLVSCRNVLIYFERELQDRALGLFRDALCHRGFLGLGSKESLRFSGQADAFDDLVPEDRIYRKKAGL, from the coding sequence ATGCCCCACCGCAAGAAGGCACGCACGGCGGACATCGAGCAGCGCCTGCTGATCGATGCGATCTACCACCGCTACCACTACGATTTCAGGGGCTATGCGCAGGCGTCCCTCAAGCGGCGATTGAACACGGCCCTGCTGCAGTTCCAGTGCCAGACGCTGTCGCAGCTGCAGGACCGCGTGCTGCACGAGCCCGCGGTGTTCCCGGCACTGCTCGAGTACCTCACGGTGCAGGTCAGCGACATGTTCCGCGACCCAAGCTACTTCCTGTCGCTGCGCAACGAGGTGGTGCCCCTGCTGCGCACCTACCCGTCGCTCAAGGTCTGGGTGGCGGGCTGCAGCGCGGGCGAGGAGGTGTATTCGCTGGCCATCCTGCTGCACGAGGAAGGCCTGCTCGAGCGCACGCTGATCTACGCCACCGACATCAACCCCCATGCGCTGCATGCCGCCGAGGCCGGCGTGTTCGACGTGGCCCGTGTCGCGTCCTTCACCGAGAACCATGCCCGCTCGGGCGCGCGCAGCTCCCTGTCGGACTACTACTCGGCCCACTACGGGCGGGCGGTGTTCGACAAGTCGCTCAAGGAGCACATGGTGTTCTCGGACCACAGCCTGGCCACCGACAGCGTGTTCGCCGAGATGCACCTGGTCTCCTGCCGCAACGTGCTCATCTACTTCGAGCGCGAACTGCAGGACCGGGCGCTGGGGCTGTTCCGCGACGCGCTGTGCCACCGGGGCTTCCTGGGCCTGGGCTCCAAGGAGTCGCTGCGGTTCTCCGGCCAGGCGGATGCCTTTGACGACCTCGTGCCCGAGGACCGCATCTACCGCAAGAAGGCGGGCCTGTGA
- a CDS encoding response regulator, with translation MPRSSSPQAATRFAIPRTLLAGFVVAALATLVIALVNFRASELRADAVDAMDRTTLAMRQLNLLSSALKDAETGQRGYLLTGEAPYLQPYQLALTAVERQMSALKASTADNPVQRRLVVQIDDLAQQKLRELNETIELRKAGNADGAMALVRTDAGKNLMDRVRDLAADLFTLQSQQLEARRQQWVDAATASAYYSWGGSLVLLVLICVSAALTAREYRAKALQSWVAAGLTGLGQRIQGDHRLEDIGELALEYLATYLKASVGAGYAANGHGSFALFGGYALPRERLEQKLLAGEGLVGQAVRSRQLLHVRDVPPGHLQVASGTGQSGPAELLVAPAVENGEVFAVIELGFYRPVGEAERDLMERASKMLAVAIRSGIDRTRLESLLEETQRQSEELQMQQEELRVNNEELEQQSRVLQESQAQMEVQQTELEQTNAHLEEQTQQLEHQREQLLRAQSALTDKARELELSSQYKSEFLANMSHELRTPLNSTLILAKLLSDNKPGNLSGDQVKYAQTIYAAGNDLLALINDILDLSKIEAGQATVAVEPVSIARAVQALVDPLRPLAQERGLALNATVAPDVPATMDTDPLRLGQVLKNLLSNAIKFTEQGSVALHVSRNPGDTLSFVVKDTGIGIPAHQQELIFEAFRQADGSTHRKYGGTGLGLSISRDLAQLLGGHITVESTPGQGSVFTLVLPLQLEAAMPVAPLLPARVRAESAPPADAPARLPAAAPQDAPPPPGTRAGPAPLPRAGARSILIIEDDERFAHILRDLAQEMGFECAVALNAADGMLAATQSLPSAIVLDVNLPDFSGLGVLDQLKRNPATRHIPVHVVSVADYSQEAMGRGAVGYALKPVKREELVHALERLEAKFTQNMHRVLVVEDDERQRESVRHLLSRDGVEIVCAGTAAAALEHLRGATFDCMVMDLNLPDLNGYELLQQMTEQDCVSFPPVIVYTGRALSRDEEQLLRRFSKSIIIKDARSPERLLDEVTLFLHQVESELSAEHRQMLQVARNRDTALEGRTVLVVEDDVRNVFALSSILEPSGIRVEIARNGREALDALARADSGASAHAIDLVLMDIMMPEMDGYTAMREIRARPEWRRLPIIALTAKAMKDDQEKCLAAGANDYIAKPLDVEKLLSLVRVWMPK, from the coding sequence ATGCCCCGATCATCGAGCCCCCAGGCCGCCACGCGCTTTGCCATCCCCCGCACGCTGCTGGCGGGTTTCGTGGTGGCGGCCCTGGCCACGCTGGTCATCGCTCTGGTCAATTTCCGCGCCTCCGAACTGCGCGCCGACGCGGTCGATGCGATGGACCGGACCACCCTGGCGATGCGCCAGCTCAATCTGCTGAGTTCGGCCCTCAAGGACGCGGAGACGGGCCAGCGGGGCTACCTGCTGACGGGCGAAGCCCCCTACCTGCAGCCCTACCAGCTCGCGCTCACCGCGGTGGAGCGGCAGATGTCCGCCCTGAAGGCCAGCACGGCGGACAACCCCGTGCAGCGGCGGCTGGTGGTGCAGATCGATGACCTGGCCCAGCAAAAGCTGCGCGAGCTGAACGAAACCATCGAGCTGCGCAAGGCCGGCAATGCCGACGGCGCGATGGCGCTCGTGCGCACCGATGCCGGCAAGAACCTCATGGACCGCGTGCGCGACCTGGCCGCCGACCTGTTCACGCTGCAAAGCCAGCAGCTGGAAGCCCGCCGCCAGCAGTGGGTGGATGCCGCCACGGCCTCCGCCTACTACTCGTGGGGCGGCTCGCTGGTGCTGCTGGTGCTGATCTGCGTCTCCGCCGCGCTGACCGCGCGCGAATACCGCGCCAAGGCCCTGCAGTCCTGGGTGGCGGCGGGCCTCACCGGCCTGGGCCAGCGCATCCAGGGCGACCACCGGCTCGAGGACATCGGCGAGCTGGCCCTGGAATACCTGGCCACCTACCTCAAGGCCTCCGTCGGCGCGGGCTATGCGGCCAATGGCCACGGCAGCTTCGCGCTGTTTGGCGGCTATGCCCTGCCGCGCGAACGCCTGGAGCAGAAGCTCCTCGCGGGCGAGGGCCTCGTCGGGCAGGCCGTGCGCTCGCGCCAGCTGCTGCATGTGCGCGATGTGCCGCCGGGCCACCTGCAGGTCGCCTCGGGCACCGGGCAGTCCGGCCCGGCCGAGCTGCTGGTGGCGCCCGCGGTGGAAAACGGCGAAGTCTTCGCCGTGATCGAGCTGGGCTTCTACCGGCCGGTGGGCGAGGCCGAGCGCGACCTGATGGAGCGCGCCTCGAAGATGCTGGCCGTGGCCATCCGCTCGGGCATCGACCGCACGCGCCTTGAATCCCTGCTGGAAGAAACCCAGCGCCAGTCCGAGGAGCTGCAGATGCAGCAGGAAGAGCTGCGGGTCAACAACGAGGAGCTGGAGCAGCAAAGCCGCGTGCTGCAGGAATCGCAGGCGCAGATGGAAGTGCAGCAGACCGAGCTGGAGCAGACCAACGCGCACCTGGAAGAGCAGACCCAGCAGCTCGAGCACCAGCGCGAACAGCTCCTGCGCGCCCAGAGCGCGCTGACCGACAAGGCCCGCGAGCTGGAACTGTCGAGCCAGTACAAGAGCGAATTCCTGGCCAACATGAGCCATGAGCTGCGCACGCCCCTCAACTCCACGCTGATCCTGGCCAAGCTGCTGTCGGACAACAAGCCCGGCAACCTCAGCGGCGACCAGGTGAAGTACGCGCAGACCATCTACGCGGCCGGCAACGACCTGCTGGCGCTCATTAATGACATCCTGGATCTGTCCAAGATCGAGGCAGGCCAGGCCACCGTGGCCGTGGAGCCGGTTTCCATCGCACGGGCCGTGCAGGCACTGGTGGACCCGCTGCGCCCGCTGGCCCAGGAAAGGGGCCTGGCGCTCAACGCCACCGTGGCCCCGGACGTGCCCGCGACCATGGACACCGACCCCCTGCGCCTGGGACAGGTGCTCAAGAACCTGCTGTCGAATGCGATCAAGTTCACCGAGCAGGGCTCGGTGGCGCTGCACGTGTCCCGCAACCCCGGCGACACGCTGTCGTTCGTGGTCAAGGACACCGGCATCGGCATTCCCGCGCACCAGCAGGAACTGATCTTCGAAGCCTTCCGCCAGGCCGATGGCAGCACCCACCGCAAGTACGGCGGCACGGGCCTGGGCCTGTCGATCTCACGCGACCTGGCGCAGCTGCTGGGCGGGCACATCACCGTGGAAAGCACGCCCGGCCAGGGCAGCGTGTTCACGCTGGTCCTGCCCCTGCAGCTGGAAGCGGCCATGCCGGTGGCGCCCCTCCTGCCCGCGCGCGTGCGCGCGGAGTCCGCCCCGCCCGCCGATGCGCCCGCGCGGCTGCCTGCCGCGGCGCCGCAGGACGCCCCGCCCCCTCCGGGCACCCGCGCAGGCCCGGCGCCACTGCCGCGCGCCGGTGCGCGCAGCATTCTCATCATCGAGGACGACGAACGCTTTGCGCACATCCTGCGCGACCTGGCCCAGGAAATGGGCTTCGAGTGCGCCGTGGCCCTGAACGCCGCCGACGGCATGCTGGCCGCCACGCAGAGCCTGCCCAGCGCCATCGTGCTGGACGTGAACCTGCCGGACTTCTCGGGACTGGGCGTGCTCGACCAGCTCAAGCGCAACCCGGCCACGCGCCACATCCCCGTGCACGTGGTGTCGGTGGCCGACTATTCGCAGGAAGCCATGGGCCGGGGCGCCGTGGGCTACGCGCTCAAGCCGGTCAAGCGCGAGGAACTGGTGCATGCGCTGGAGCGCCTGGAGGCCAAGTTCACCCAGAACATGCACCGCGTGCTGGTGGTCGAAGACGACGAGCGCCAGCGGGAAAGCGTGCGCCACCTGCTCAGCCGCGATGGCGTGGAGATCGTCTGCGCCGGCACCGCCGCCGCCGCCCTCGAACACCTGCGCGGCGCGACCTTCGACTGCATGGTGATGGACCTGAACCTGCCCGACCTGAACGGCTACGAGCTGCTGCAGCAGATGACCGAGCAGGACTGCGTGTCGTTCCCGCCCGTCATCGTGTACACCGGCAGGGCGCTGTCGCGCGACGAGGAACAGCTGCTGCGGCGCTTCTCCAAGTCCATCATCATCAAGGACGCCCGCTCGCCCGAGCGGCTGCTGGACGAAGTCACGCTGTTCCTGCACCAGGTGGAGTCCGAGCTGTCCGCCGAACACCGCCAGATGCTGCAGGTGGCCCGCAACCGGGACACGGCCCTGGAAGGGCGCACCGTGCTCGTGGTGGAGGACGACGTGCGCAACGTGTTCGCGCTCTCCAGCATCCTCGAGCCCTCGGGCATCCGCGTGGAGATCGCCCGCAACGGCCGCGAAGCGCTGGACGCCCTGGCCCGCGCCGACAGCGGCGCAAGCGCCCATGCCATCGACCTCGTGCTCATGGACATCATGATGCCGGAGATGGACGGCTACACCGCCATGCGCGAGATTCGCGCCCGCCCGGAATGGCGGCGCCTGCCCATCATTGCGCTCACCGCCAAGGCCATGAAGGACGACCAGGAAAAATGCCTGGCGGCCGGAGCCAACGACTACATCGCCAAGCCGCTCGACGTGGAAAAGCTGCTGTCGCTGGTGCGGGTCTGGATGCCCAAGTAA
- the ubiA gene encoding 4-hydroxybenzoate octaprenyltransferase: protein MPSVSLRSRFALYLDLIRWDRPAGWLVCLWPTLSALWIAADGFPGWHLLAVFVLGTILMRSAGCCVNDVADRDFDRHVKRTAQRPVTTGAVGVKEALALGAVLALLAFGLVLTTNAAAIAWSVPALLVAIAYPFSKRVISMPQAVLGIAFNFGIVIAFAAVQGAVPAVAWWMWLGNLFWVLAYDTEYAMVDRDDDLRIGIKTSAITLGRLDVAAIVAFYLLFLSIWAVALDRYALGAMLYIAIAGALVQVLWHWRLIRHRTREGCFKAFRVNHWLGATVFAGIAGSYLLRQLAAH from the coding sequence ATGCCGTCCGTATCTTTGCGCAGCCGCTTCGCCCTGTACCTTGACCTCATCCGCTGGGACCGCCCCGCCGGCTGGCTGGTATGCCTGTGGCCCACGCTCAGCGCGCTGTGGATCGCGGCGGACGGGTTTCCGGGCTGGCACCTGCTGGCGGTGTTCGTGCTGGGCACCATCCTCATGCGCAGCGCGGGCTGCTGCGTGAACGACGTGGCCGACCGCGACTTCGACAGGCATGTCAAGCGCACGGCGCAGCGCCCGGTCACCACGGGCGCCGTGGGCGTGAAGGAAGCCCTGGCCCTGGGCGCGGTGCTGGCGCTGCTGGCGTTCGGCCTGGTGCTCACCACCAACGCCGCGGCCATCGCCTGGTCGGTGCCCGCGCTGCTGGTGGCCATCGCCTACCCGTTCTCCAAGCGCGTGATCTCCATGCCGCAGGCGGTGCTGGGCATCGCGTTCAATTTCGGCATCGTGATCGCGTTCGCCGCGGTGCAGGGCGCGGTGCCTGCCGTGGCCTGGTGGATGTGGCTGGGCAACCTGTTCTGGGTGCTGGCCTACGACACCGAATACGCCATGGTGGACCGCGACGACGACCTGCGGATCGGCATCAAGACCTCGGCCATCACGCTGGGCCGCCTGGACGTGGCGGCCATCGTTGCGTTCTATCTGCTCTTCCTGTCCATTTGGGCTGTAGCGCTTGATCGGTATGCGCTAGGTGCTATGCTTTACATAGCAATAGCCGGTGCGCTCGTGCAGGTGCTGTGGCATTGGCGCCTGATCCGCCACCGCACCCGCGAGGGGTGCTTCAAGGCCTTCCGGGTCAACCACTGGCTCGGCGCCACGGTGTTCGCGGGGATCGCCGGCAGCTATCTGCTGCGCCAGCTGGCGGCCCATTGA
- a CDS encoding response regulator yields the protein MRILYVEDNAELRETIGMLMEGEGQTVTSCATAEEALELDALQSYDLLVSDVSLPGISGTDLARRLLAQDPQRWVVLCSGYELGHYPGAWGPNVRTLLKPFDLEDLEQLLSSIREAVARPVA from the coding sequence ATGCGAATCCTCTACGTGGAAGACAACGCCGAACTGCGCGAGACCATTGGCATGCTGATGGAGGGCGAAGGCCAGACGGTGACTTCGTGCGCCACGGCCGAAGAAGCCCTGGAGCTTGATGCCCTGCAGTCCTACGACCTGCTGGTCTCGGACGTGAGCCTGCCCGGCATTTCGGGGACGGATCTCGCGCGCCGGCTGCTGGCCCAGGACCCGCAACGCTGGGTGGTCCTGTGCTCGGGCTATGAACTGGGCCACTATCCCGGCGCCTGGGGCCCCAATGTCCGGACCTTGCTCAAGCCCTTCGACCTGGAGGACCTGGAGCAGCTGCTGAGTTCCATCCGCGAGGCCGTGGCGCGCCCCGTCGCCTGA
- a CDS encoding chemotaxis protein CheB, whose product MTRPRHPPAEPLEGYDAIVVGGSSGGIDALMQVLPALPASLRAAVLIVLHLPRDRRSLLAEIFRQRCALPLHEAQDKQSIAPGTVYFAPPDYHLLVDAGPGIALSVDAPVHFSRPSIDVLFESAADQYGGRLVGILLSGANEDGAHGLRSIRAAGGLAIVQEPASAAMPTMPQAALACTEAHHVLPPKGIADLIADLHRQRLL is encoded by the coding sequence GTGACGCGGCCACGACACCCGCCAGCCGAGCCCCTGGAGGGCTACGACGCCATCGTGGTGGGCGGGTCCTCCGGCGGCATCGATGCGCTCATGCAGGTGCTGCCCGCGCTGCCCGCCAGCCTGCGCGCCGCGGTGCTGATCGTGCTGCACCTGCCCCGCGACCGGCGCAGCCTGCTGGCGGAGATCTTCCGGCAACGCTGCGCGCTCCCCCTGCACGAAGCGCAGGACAAGCAGTCCATCGCCCCGGGCACGGTGTACTTCGCGCCGCCGGACTACCACCTGCTGGTGGATGCGGGGCCGGGCATCGCGCTGTCCGTGGACGCGCCCGTGCATTTCTCGCGCCCCTCGATCGACGTGCTCTTCGAATCCGCGGCCGACCAGTATGGCGGCCGCCTGGTGGGCATCCTGCTCTCGGGCGCCAACGAGGACGGGGCCCACGGCCTGCGGTCCATCCGCGCCGCGGGCGGGCTGGCCATCGTCCAGGAACCCGCCAGCGCGGCCATGCCCACCATGCCGCAGGCCGCGCTGGCCTGCACCGAGGCCCACCACGTCCTGCCCCCCAAAGGCATTGCCGATCTGATCGCAGACCTGCACCGCCAGCGCCTGCTGTGA
- a CDS encoding LysR substrate-binding domain-containing protein, with translation MTLTELKYIVAVAREKHFGHAADACYVSQPTLSVAIKKLEEELDVKLFERSAGEVSVTPLGEEIVRQAQSVLEQAAAIKEIAKRGKDPLAGPLTLGVIYTIGPYLLPDLVRQAIGRSPQMPLMLQENFTVKLLEMLRTGEIDCAILAEPFPDTGLAMAPLYDEPFMAAVPSSHPLAAKKSVTAAELKSETMLLLGAGHCFRDHVLEVCPEFARFASNAEGIRKSFEGSSLETIKHMVAAGMGVTLVPRLSVPRDALLTVSRRRKSDETYIRYLPIREEDGGPPPMRRVVLAWRRSFTRYEAIAALRNAVYACELPGVKRLS, from the coding sequence ATGACCCTGACCGAACTCAAGTACATCGTCGCCGTGGCGCGCGAGAAGCACTTTGGCCATGCGGCCGATGCCTGCTATGTCTCGCAGCCCACGCTGTCGGTCGCGATCAAGAAGCTGGAGGAAGAGCTCGACGTGAAGCTCTTCGAGCGCAGCGCGGGCGAGGTCTCGGTCACGCCGCTGGGCGAGGAGATCGTGCGCCAGGCCCAGAGCGTGCTGGAACAGGCGGCGGCCATCAAGGAAATCGCCAAGCGCGGCAAGGACCCGCTGGCCGGCCCGCTGACCCTGGGCGTGATCTACACCATCGGGCCCTATCTGCTGCCCGACCTGGTGCGCCAGGCCATCGGCCGCTCGCCGCAAATGCCGCTCATGCTGCAGGAGAACTTCACGGTGAAGCTGCTGGAAATGCTGCGCACGGGCGAGATCGACTGCGCCATCCTGGCCGAGCCGTTTCCGGACACGGGCCTGGCCATGGCGCCGCTGTACGACGAGCCCTTCATGGCGGCGGTGCCCAGTTCGCACCCGCTGGCGGCCAAGAAATCCGTGACGGCCGCCGAACTCAAGAGTGAAACCATGCTGCTGCTGGGGGCGGGCCACTGCTTTCGCGACCACGTGCTGGAGGTCTGCCCCGAGTTCGCGCGCTTTGCGAGCAATGCCGAGGGCATCCGCAAGTCCTTCGAGGGCTCGTCGCTGGAGACCATCAAGCACATGGTGGCCGCGGGCATGGGCGTGACCCTGGTGCCGCGCCTGTCGGTGCCGCGCGACGCCCTGCTGACCGTGTCACGCCGCCGCAAGAGCGACGAGACCTACATCCGCTACCTGCCCATCCGTGAAGAGGATGGGGGGCCGCCGCCCATGCGCCGCGTGGTGCTGGCATGGCGGCGCAGCTTCACGCGCTACGAAGCCATCGCGGCACTGCGCAACGCCGTGTATGCCTGCGAGCTGCCCGGCGTCAAGCGCCTGTCCTGA